A stretch of Perognathus longimembris pacificus isolate PPM17 chromosome 1, ASM2315922v1, whole genome shotgun sequence DNA encodes these proteins:
- the Tpd52l3 gene encoding tumor protein D55, whose protein sequence is MDPSVLRSLPTIQESDPAGLDFESARHDYFSAGHELDSLYQELDLDSLNEDLSPSMPDTSAGTSHSHPTSEPENLTEAQQTELKSELTKLEAEILTLRDVLAAKERRCGELKKKLGLTALVGLRQNLSKSWHEVQVSNTYMKQKTSTTLSNMGSAICRKLEDMKNSATFKSFEGLMGTIKSRVVGGRELDGDCLPTSVGNANDPLSIPGSRDDAIPMPEDHLLPSHKPE, encoded by the coding sequence ATGGACCCATCTGTCCTGAGGTCCCTTCCCACTATCCAGGAGTCTGATCCTGCAGGCCTAGATTTCGAGTCTGCTCGCCACGATTACTTCTCTGCTGGCCATGAATTGGACTCTCTCTACCAAGAATTGGACCTTGATTCTCTGAATGAAGATCTTTCTCCATCCATGCCAGATACCTCTGCGGGTACATCTCACTCCCATCCAACTTCTGAACCAGAAAATCTAACAGAGGCCCAGCAAACAGAGCTCAAATCTGAGCTCACTAAATTGGAGGCAGAAATCTTAACCCTACGCGATGTGTTAGCAGCCAAAGAGAGACGTTGTGGGGAACTCAAGAAGAAGTTGGGCCTCACAGCCTTGGTGGGGCTGAGGCAGAATCTCTCCAAGAGCTGGCATGAGGTTCAGGTCTCTAATACCTACATGAAACAAAAGACCTCAACTACTCTGTCCAACATGGGCTCGGCCATCTGTAGGAAGCTTGAAGATATGAAAAACTCGGCCACTTTCAAATCCTTTGAAGGGCTGATGGGGACAATTAAGTCAAGAGTTGTAGGTGGCAGAGAACTTGACGGTGACTGCCTTCCTACATCGGTGGGGAACGCTAATGATCCCCTCTCGATTCCAGGCAGTAGAGATGATGCTATTCCAATGCCTGAAGATCACTTGCTCCCTTCCCACAAACCAGAATGA